AGTTAAGTTTGCATGTAGATGCGGAGGAggactttttcatgtttttaatcagGGTGATTGCTGACCTGAGATTTTCTATTCTCCAGTGTGGATCATTCAACTCAGCAGCCAAAAGTTTCACTCCTGTGTCTCCAGGGTGATTGTAGGACAGGTCGacctctctcagatgggaggagGGGTTGGagttcagagctgaggccagagcaATACACCCTTCATGCGTGATCATGCAGCCTGTCAACCTGCAAACGCAAAACTACCATTAACTAGGATATATTAAATTTTATGAGATAAGATATATTATACTTCTTTTATCCAGGGAGTTGGAAAAGGGTGTCACAGGAGCCAATGCATTAAacaaaatctatttaaaaaggCCATAAATGAAGTAGaataacacaattaaataaaagcgATTTAAAATATCCCAGTAAGGGAAAAACTTATAGAGTGAAAAGAACAAGctgcaaagtgaaataaaataaaatttaaataatacaaaaatgaaacaataCTGCAATCTGTGAATCTTAGAGAAAGAGCTCCATTGTCTGTGCAGCAACTGTTGCAGATTGAGGTTattctatattatattacatattATCCACACCCATTTGGCTTACCTCTGAATCTGCTGATGGACAAACCCAAACAGTGTATTCAAACTGAAAAGAGCATTTCCCATCACTAGCAGACTTTCAGATGCTCCAGAATCACTGTGGACAAATACTGGGTGACCTAGTCACCTTTGACACTAAACCCCAAATTACCTTCTCTGATCAAACAATCGTCACCCAGCTGTACAATAAagagaaatacacacacacttttttgtttctttttctttttcttgttttttttttaaatgtcataatgCATATGACTAAACCAAGTACATTTTCTTAAATTGAGATTTTGGAAAACAAATATGAGGTGCAATgacaatgaaaaaaagtaaatacataaatgttcatttttaaagcaactcagtaaaacagaagatatTGAACTGACCTAAGAGTTTCCAGGGCGCAATGTGGACTTTCCAGACCTCTGGATAGTGCCTTGACTCCTTTGTCCTGCAGGTCATTGTTACTCAAGTCCAGCTCTCTGAGTCTACAGGATGGAGAGCTGAGAATTGTGGACAGAGCGTCACAACTTCGTTCTGtaaggttacagccactcagtctggaaAAACATAGgagaataaataaacacatatttaaaagaaaaggagaaaaaaaatctggtttTAACAACTATCACATGAACCAAAATACCCAAACCAATATCTGTACCCACTTACAGAGCTTTCTTAGAGGCCGTGACCACTGGTAGCAGCCTCAGAAGTGCAACCTcagaagcagagtatttcttcaggtcaaacacatctagatcttcttctgatgacagtaagatgaagaccagagctgaccactgagcagaagatagtttatctgtggagagacttcctgatctcagggacttttggatctcttccactagagaacgatcattcagttcattcagacagtggaacaggttgatgcttttctctggaCAAGGGATTTCCTCGATCTTtatcttgatgtactggacagTTTCCTCTTTGGTCGGTGAGCCACTTCCTGGttgtgtcagcagacctcgaAGGAGAATCTGATTGCTCTGCAGTGACAGACCGAAAAGGAATCGAAGAAACAAGTCCAGGTGCCCATTTGGACTCTCTAAAGCCTTATCCACACTACACTGGTAAAAAAGGTTTTCTCTTTGGAAAGTTGATTGTTGTTCTTCCATCAGATTGATACCAGACTTAAtaaaggtcagatggacatgaagagcagccagaaactcctgaacactcagatggatgaagcagaacaccttgtcttggtacagtcctctctcctctctaaagagctgtgtgaacactcctgagtacactgaggcttcTTTAATATcaatgccacactctgtcaggtctgattcatagaagatcaggttgtCTTTCTGCAGCTCAttaaaagccagttttcccagagactcaaccatcttcctgctctctggactccagtgtttATCTGGTTCAAATTTACTATATTGATTATACTTAATGTTGCTCAGTTTTgtctgaaccaccaggaagtgaatgtacatctcagtcaagtTCTTGGGAagctctcctccctctctggtttttagcacatcctccagaactgtagcagtgatccagcagaagactgggatgtggcacatgatgtgaaTACTTCGTGATGTCTTCATATGTGAGAGAACTTTATCAGATAGCTTGTCATCTGAGAACCTCTTCTTGAAGTACTGTTCCTTTTgagggtcagtgaaccctctgacctctgtcagaATGTTAACACAGTCAGAAggaatctgattggctgctgcaggtcgtgtggttatccagaggtgaACAGAAGGAAGCAGTTTCCCTCTTATAAGGTTTGTCAGCAGCActtccactgaggtggactttctagggtcagttatgAGCTCAGtgttgtggaagtccagaggaagtcgacactcatccagaccatcaaagatgaacacaacctggaagtcttcaaagctgcagattcctgcttctttggtttcagtaaagaagtgatgaacaagttccaccaagctgaa
The window above is part of the Maylandia zebra isolate NMK-2024a linkage group LG23, Mzebra_GT3a, whole genome shotgun sequence genome. Proteins encoded here:
- the LOC101480915 gene encoding protein NLRC3 isoform X2 encodes the protein MSPPIVFDRQPSENMMVYQRSVSLEADSGVSCLSLKSNESKAEPLPFKEGLCCAEHRIHHRSSEAESKLSCLSLKSNESKSDPLLFKPGVCCPDPSLSVDQQTSGAPKGRSAHDHQTHLDSIFMLLEDNIIAFVKSELKKIQKVLSPDYPQCLENQREVDELLEGEDEEERKRSREAFLKITLHFLRRMKKERLADCLQCKSPSMCQQNLKSTLKKKFQCVFEGIAKAGNPTLLNQIYTELYITEGGTAEVNEEHEVRQIEKNSRNPDRPEATIRQEDIFKGLPGKEEPKIVLTKGVAGIGKTVLTQKFILDWAEGKANQDIQFIFPFTFRELNVLKEEKFSLVELVHHFFTETKEAGICSFEDFQVVFIFDGLDECRLPLDFHNTELITDPRKSTSVEVLLTNLIRGKLLPSVHLWITTRPAAANQIPSDCVNILTEVRGFTDPQKEQYFKKRFSDDKLSDKVLSHMKTSRSIHIMCHIPVFCWITATVLEDVLKTREGGELPKNLTEMYIHFLVVQTKLSNIKYNQYSKFEPDKHWSPESRKMVESLGKLAFNELQKDNLIFYESDLTECGIDIKEASVYSGVFTQLFREERGLYQDKVFCFIHLSVQEFLAALHVHLTFIKSGINLMEEQQSTFQRENLFYQCSVDKALESPNGHLDLFLRFLFGLSLQSNQILLRGLLTQPGSGSPTKEETVQYIKIKIEEIPCPEKSINLFHCLNELNDRSLVEEIQKSLRSGSLSTDKLSSAQWSALVFILLSSEEDLDVFDLKKYSASEVALLRLLPVVTASKKALLSGCNLTERSCDALSTILSSPSCRLRELDLSNNDLQDKGVKALSRGLESPHCALETLRLTGCMITHEGCIALASALNSNPSSHLREVDLSYNHPGDTGVKLLAAELNDPHWRIENLRADPVGIEWLKSSLRKSLY
- the LOC101480915 gene encoding protein NLRC3 isoform X3, which encodes MKKERLADCLQCKSPSMCQQNLKSTLKKKFQCVFEGIAKAGNPTLLNQIYTELYITEGGTAEVNEEHEVRQIEKNSRNPDRPEATIRQEDIFKGLPGKEEPKIVLTKGVAGIGKTVLTQKFILDWAEGKANQDIQFIFPFTFRELNVLKEEKFSLVELVHHFFTETKEAGICSFEDFQVVFIFDGLDECRLPLDFHNTELITDPRKSTSVEVLLTNLIRGKLLPSVHLWITTRPAAANQIPSDCVNILTEVRGFTDPQKEQYFKKRFSDDKLSDKVLSHMKTSRSIHIMCHIPVFCWITATVLEDVLKTREGGELPKNLTEMYIHFLVVQTKLSNIKYNQYSKFEPDKHWSPESRKMVESLGKLAFNELQKDNLIFYESDLTECGIDIKEASVYSGVFTQLFREERGLYQDKVFCFIHLSVQEFLAALHVHLTFIKSGINLMEEQQSTFQRENLFYQCSVDKALESPNGHLDLFLRFLFGLSLQSNQILLRGLLTQPGSGSPTKEETVQYIKIKIEEIPCPEKSINLFHCLNELNDRSLVEEIQKSLRSGSLSTDKLSSAQWSALVFILLSSEEDLDVFDLKKYSASEVALLRLLPVVTASKKALLSGCNLTERSCDALSTILSSPSCRLRELDLSNNDLQDKGVKALSRGLESPHCALETLRLTGCMITHEGCIALASALNSNPSSHLREVDLSYNHPGDTGVKLLAAELNDPHWRIENLRADPVGIEWLKSSLRKYFCEFTLDPNTAHKFLKLSESNKKVTDLRKEHPYPDHPERFDYWPQVLCENGVTGRCYWEVEWVGKVYIAVSYRGIGRNGDIDASKFGGNEQSWCLTCTDGGYSAWHNNSGTPITVTSLSNVSHRVAVYVDCPAGTLSFYRVSSDTLIHLHTFNTTFTETLYPGFGYGVKLNSSAFLCTL
- the LOC101480915 gene encoding protein NLRC3 isoform X1 — translated: MSPPIVFDRQPSENMMVYQRSVSLEADSGVSCLSLKSNESKAEPLPFKEGLCCAEHRIHHRSSEAESKLSCLSLKSNESKSDPLLFKPGVCCPDPSLSVDQQTSGAPKGRSAHDHQTHLDSIFMLLEDNIIAFVKSELKKIQKVLSPDYPQCLENQREVDELLEGEDEEERKRSREAFLKITLHFLRRMKKERLADCLQCKSPSMCQQNLKSTLKKKFQCVFEGIAKAGNPTLLNQIYTELYITEGGTAEVNEEHEVRQIEKNSRNPDRPEATIRQEDIFKGLPGKEEPKIVLTKGVAGIGKTVLTQKFILDWAEGKANQDIQFIFPFTFRELNVLKEEKFSLVELVHHFFTETKEAGICSFEDFQVVFIFDGLDECRLPLDFHNTELITDPRKSTSVEVLLTNLIRGKLLPSVHLWITTRPAAANQIPSDCVNILTEVRGFTDPQKEQYFKKRFSDDKLSDKVLSHMKTSRSIHIMCHIPVFCWITATVLEDVLKTREGGELPKNLTEMYIHFLVVQTKLSNIKYNQYSKFEPDKHWSPESRKMVESLGKLAFNELQKDNLIFYESDLTECGIDIKEASVYSGVFTQLFREERGLYQDKVFCFIHLSVQEFLAALHVHLTFIKSGINLMEEQQSTFQRENLFYQCSVDKALESPNGHLDLFLRFLFGLSLQSNQILLRGLLTQPGSGSPTKEETVQYIKIKIEEIPCPEKSINLFHCLNELNDRSLVEEIQKSLRSGSLSTDKLSSAQWSALVFILLSSEEDLDVFDLKKYSASEVALLRLLPVVTASKKALLSGCNLTERSCDALSTILSSPSCRLRELDLSNNDLQDKGVKALSRGLESPHCALETLRLTGCMITHEGCIALASALNSNPSSHLREVDLSYNHPGDTGVKLLAAELNDPHWRIENLRADPVGIEWLKSSLRKYFCEFTLDPNTAHKFLKLSESNKKVTDLRKEHPYPDHPERFDYWPQVLCENGVTGRCYWEVEWVGKVYIAVSYRGIGRNGDIDASKFGGNEQSWCLTCTDGGYSAWHNNSGTPITVTSLSNVSHRVAVYVDCPAGTLSFYRVSSDTLIHLHTFNTTFTETLYPGFGYGVKLNSSAFLCTL